A single region of the Stenotrophomonas sp. Marseille-Q4652 genome encodes:
- the ppc gene encoding phosphoenolpyruvate carboxylase, whose translation MNEYRSSIVFATPDLPLRDDVRRLGAMVGELLAEQVSEGFLDEVEQVRTTAIARRESQAPLQSLSEGLAGRSPREAESLVRAFSTYFQVVNIAERVHRIRRRRDYQRAGTRRPQPDGLHDTFSKLKAKGVSLEELAGWLPRIDIEPVFTAHPTEAMRRVLLEKEQLMVASLVADLDGQRTPGERAADMARFRMALTSGWQTTDSSPVRPTVDDEREHVGFYLTRVLYRVIPVLYETLDRALVDTWGRSLPLPRLLRFGTWVGGDMDGNPNVDATTITATLDAQRQSVLGLYQQELLQLASVLSQSTALVGVDEAVNERIAHYRTLLPEVSSRPRHGDMPYRQLNDLMRARLQATLDDADGGYGSPQEFIDDIELILHSLENNRGIHAGWFSVRRLLWRARTFGFHLARLDVRQESSVHARALAAVLGGEEAWDVLDAAGRADQLADPASGKQVLVQGDDETGQRLDAVFAALADARRRHGPDALGNYIISMAHDRSDVLAVLALARRGGLVDDDGQVPLDIVPLFETVDDLKRGNDTVRDLLSDPVYRAHLQARGNTQMVMLGYSDSGKDGGIAASRWGLQRAQVELLEVASAAGVRLTFFHGRGGSISRGGGKTTHAVDASPRGSIDGRLRVTEQGEVIHRKYGIRALALRSLEQATGAVLASSLRPRAPEPREEQWRPVMDVVAAESSRAYRAFVGHGDFMNYFRTATPIDVIERMTLGSRPSRRLGEDAALSNLRAIPWVFAWSQSRAVIPGWFGVGSGLQAAADAGHEATLREMAHDWPFFETFLDDIAMVLSKGDLNIAEQFSRLSGPLHGIFFPLIRAELALTARWLTRLSGQAGLLDHDPRLALSIRLRNPYIDPISVLQVDLLKRWRDSGREDEELLRALVACVNGVSQGVQNTG comes from the coding sequence ATGAACGAGTACCGCAGCAGCATCGTGTTTGCGACCCCGGACCTGCCATTGCGCGATGACGTGCGCCGCCTCGGCGCGATGGTCGGCGAACTGCTTGCCGAGCAGGTGTCCGAGGGGTTCCTCGACGAGGTCGAGCAGGTGCGCACCACCGCCATTGCCCGGCGCGAAAGCCAGGCGCCTCTGCAATCGCTGAGCGAAGGCCTGGCCGGACGTTCCCCCCGCGAGGCCGAATCGCTGGTGCGTGCGTTCAGCACCTACTTCCAGGTGGTGAACATCGCCGAGCGCGTGCACCGCATCCGCCGCCGCCGTGACTACCAGCGCGCCGGCACCCGTCGCCCGCAGCCCGATGGCCTGCATGACACCTTCAGCAAGCTCAAGGCCAAGGGCGTGAGCCTGGAGGAGCTGGCGGGCTGGCTGCCGCGCATCGATATCGAGCCGGTGTTCACTGCCCATCCCACCGAGGCTATGCGCCGCGTGCTGCTGGAGAAGGAGCAGCTGATGGTCGCCAGTCTGGTGGCCGACCTGGATGGACAGCGCACGCCCGGCGAACGCGCCGCGGACATGGCGCGCTTCCGCATGGCGCTGACCTCCGGCTGGCAGACCACCGATTCCTCGCCGGTGCGGCCCACCGTCGATGACGAACGCGAGCACGTCGGCTTCTACCTCACCCGCGTGCTGTACCGGGTCATCCCGGTGCTGTACGAAACCCTTGACCGGGCACTGGTCGACACCTGGGGCCGCAGCCTGCCGCTGCCGCGCTTGCTGCGTTTCGGTACCTGGGTGGGCGGGGACATGGACGGCAATCCCAACGTCGATGCCACGACCATCACCGCCACGCTCGATGCACAGCGCCAGTCGGTGCTCGGCCTGTACCAGCAGGAGCTGCTGCAGCTTGCCAGCGTGCTCAGCCAGTCCACCGCGCTGGTCGGCGTGGACGAGGCGGTGAACGAGCGCATCGCGCACTACCGTACGCTGCTGCCGGAGGTGAGCTCGCGACCGCGCCATGGCGACATGCCGTACCGCCAGCTCAACGACCTGATGCGCGCGCGCCTGCAGGCGACGCTTGACGATGCCGACGGCGGTTATGGCTCGCCGCAGGAGTTCATCGACGACATCGAGCTGATCCTGCACAGCCTGGAGAACAACCGGGGCATCCATGCCGGCTGGTTCTCGGTGCGGCGCCTGCTGTGGCGCGCGCGCACCTTCGGCTTCCACCTGGCGCGGCTGGACGTGCGCCAGGAGTCCTCGGTGCACGCGCGTGCGCTGGCGGCGGTGCTCGGTGGCGAGGAGGCCTGGGACGTGCTGGACGCAGCCGGGCGTGCGGACCAGCTGGCCGACCCGGCCAGCGGCAAGCAGGTGCTGGTGCAGGGCGACGACGAAACCGGCCAGCGCCTGGACGCGGTGTTCGCCGCGCTCGCCGACGCGCGCCGGCGCCATGGCCCCGATGCGCTGGGCAACTACATCATCTCCATGGCGCATGACCGCAGCGACGTGCTGGCGGTGCTGGCGCTGGCCCGGCGTGGCGGACTGGTCGACGACGATGGGCAGGTGCCGCTGGACATCGTGCCGCTGTTCGAGACTGTGGATGACCTCAAGCGCGGCAACGACACCGTGCGCGACCTGCTGTCCGACCCGGTCTACCGCGCCCACCTGCAAGCGCGCGGCAACACGCAGATGGTGATGCTGGGCTACTCGGACAGCGGCAAGGATGGTGGCATCGCCGCCTCGCGCTGGGGCCTGCAGCGCGCGCAGGTGGAACTGCTGGAAGTGGCATCGGCGGCCGGTGTGCGCCTGACCTTCTTCCATGGCCGTGGGGGCTCGATCAGCCGCGGCGGTGGCAAGACCACCCATGCGGTCGACGCTTCGCCGCGCGGCAGCATCGACGGCCGCCTGCGCGTGACCGAGCAGGGCGAGGTGATCCATCGCAAGTACGGCATCCGCGCGCTGGCGCTGCGCTCGCTGGAGCAGGCCACCGGCGCGGTGCTGGCCTCGAGCCTGCGCCCGCGCGCGCCCGAGCCGCGCGAGGAACAGTGGCGCCCGGTGATGGACGTGGTGGCCGCGGAAAGCTCGCGTGCCTACCGCGCCTTCGTCGGCCACGGCGATTTCATGAACTACTTCCGCACCGCCACGCCGATCGACGTGATCGAGCGCATGACCCTGGGCTCGCGGCCCTCGCGCCGGCTGGGCGAGGACGCCGCGCTGTCAAACCTGCGCGCGATCCCGTGGGTGTTCGCCTGGAGCCAGTCGCGCGCGGTGATCCCGGGTTGGTTCGGCGTCGGCAGCGGCCTGCAGGCCGCGGCCGATGCCGGGCACGAGGCCACCCTGCGCGAGATGGCCCACGACTGGCCATTCTTCGAGACCTTCCTCGATGACATCGCGATGGTGCTGAGCAAGGGCGACCTCAACATCGCCGAACAGTTCTCCCGCCTGTCCGGCCCGCTGCACGGGATCTTCTTCCCGTTGATCCGCGCCGAGCTGGCGTTGACCGCGCGCTGGCTCACGCGCCTGAGCGGCCAGGCCGGGCTGCTCGACCAC